In one window of Methanoculleus chikugoensis DNA:
- a CDS encoding GTP-binding protein, whose translation MAEGRLKIVVFGSFNAGKSSFIQALDPRSRHIEASSEEGPTTVAFDFGRLTVRDKAVFLFGTPGQERFEFVRQIISRGMDGAIIVVDATTGVDAMTRHLYDQLKALDVPLAFMANKCDSPGAVPEAVSHALPGEMVHPISARNGENVHAALDAFVATLTAR comes from the coding sequence ATGGCAGAAGGCAGGCTCAAGATTGTCGTTTTCGGTTCCTTCAATGCGGGCAAGTCCAGTTTCATCCAGGCGCTCGACCCCCGCAGCCGTCACATCGAGGCATCCTCGGAAGAAGGCCCCACGACCGTTGCATTCGATTTCGGCAGATTGACGGTGAGAGACAAGGCCGTCTTCCTCTTCGGGACACCGGGGCAGGAGCGGTTCGAGTTTGTCCGGCAGATCATCTCGCGGGGGATGGACGGCGCGATCATCGTTGTGGACGCCACGACGGGCGTGGACGCGATGACGCGGCATCTCTACGACCAGTTGAAGGCTCTCGACGTGCCGCTCGCGTTCATGGCAAACAAGTGCGACAGTCCCGGTGCGGTGCCCGAGGCCGTCAGCCACGCCCTCCCGGGGGAGATGGTGCATCCGATCTCCGCGCGGAACGGGGAGAACGTCCATGCGGCACTTGACGCCTTCGTCGCAACCCTGACTGCGCGGTAG
- a CDS encoding HEAT repeat domain-containing protein codes for MERSVKRLMEDREKRREENIGKYIEQLSDESTPYRLRAAEALGECADPRAVEPLIAALADRENEVRWVAAQALGRLRDARAVEPLLVLLGDPDRWARRGAAWSLGEIGDQRAVEPLLGLLGDRKKDVRAAAADALGKLRDRRASGTLSAALEGEEEPEVRTAIRRALREITGEAGF; via the coding sequence ATGGAGCGCTCGGTAAAACGCCTCATGGAGGACAGGGAGAAACGGCGCGAGGAGAACATCGGCAAGTACATCGAGCAACTCTCGGACGAGAGCACCCCCTACCGGCTGCGGGCGGCCGAGGCGCTCGGGGAGTGCGCCGATCCCCGCGCGGTCGAGCCGCTGATCGCCGCCCTCGCTGACCGCGAGAACGAGGTCAGGTGGGTCGCCGCACAGGCGCTCGGGAGGCTGCGCGACGCACGGGCGGTCGAACCGCTCCTCGTTCTCCTCGGTGACCCCGACCGGTGGGCGCGGCGCGGTGCCGCCTGGTCGCTCGGCGAGATCGGCGATCAACGCGCGGTCGAGCCCCTCCTCGGCCTTCTCGGGGACAGAAAGAAGGACGTCAGGGCGGCCGCCGCCGACGCGCTCGGGAAGCTCCGCGACCGGCGGGCGTCAGGCACCCTCTCCGCCGCGCTCGAGGGCGAGGAGGAACCCGAGGTCCGGACGGCGATCCGCCGTGCCCTCCGCGAGATCACCGGCGAGGCGGGATTTTGA
- a CDS encoding M1 family metallopeptidase, which translates to MTGEGGERRLFRYYPEDFGALPVRVVHMDLVFDVYDGHTRVVSALTAETLDAPLSSLSLNARDLDILRVESAGYAVTHTYDRDAATLTVAFDPPVPPRAQFTLDTETICRPSTHVLEGLYYDGRCPGGPPTQITQCQQWGFQRLVPCLDDMTAKCTYTTTIVADNGYTATISNGDPAGARIPCAPGRSVQRYENTRTPMAPYLFFLGMGCYDTHRREFEYPDGRTFAFELLAKPGSDPEEAERALEILADGVMWVHLFTGPAQYRDRETREEVWRLVRVRDEAKRSGDPGALEETRKMLKKLISTITPGYAYTGAVYREIAMQNSDFGGMENVGNTTIAANRIMPGPDTTDPAFEYLVRVKVHEYYHNENGSEVTGWSPFEIWLNEAVTVHVENQHHAFFFGEAYSRIKTVLDLLDPAAGTLTLDRGAGSMPIEPDGFNDPNDLITGVTYVKAPEFVRMIETLMGKVAFAEALGRYHDRFRHANASRADWIRCMEEVSGQEFTGMAAVWLKEKEYPILTVSPAYDPAARRFTLAYRQSRTPAGRLWEFPFRFALVDARGGEIREATVRIADEAGEIVLDGVDRPAFLSLNRGYSFYGKTAYRPPEDELYLQVERDPDIVGRFTAFLALADREMLRLLEDPGAAVSDRFADLCAALLADDSLMEEAGGQFLTVFPSVEDERFAHRYRALHDARRAILTAVAARGGETLLRVYRQAAKDTPAAPGGLEEEAAAIRNRQRKNACLSLLATRDTPEVHQLLLRQFREATAATDRLTAFSLILESSAPERQEILESFAAESAKSPVAWESFLAAVAGSDCDDLVPILERIESSPAFAFEQADQQRALYGRFALNRKRSLETEDGRAYLAEVLRRLAPVNEYSTVRALDAFAFIDGMEPRHRVPAVAVLADLLSSLDPGAQPAVYNNARRFLLGAPEAVRAYEEEHGAIPALRELNT; encoded by the coding sequence TTGACCGGAGAAGGCGGGGAGCGGAGGCTCTTTCGCTACTACCCGGAGGACTTCGGGGCGCTCCCCGTCCGGGTCGTCCACATGGATCTCGTCTTCGACGTCTACGACGGCCACACCCGGGTCGTCTCCGCTCTCACCGCCGAGACCCTTGACGCGCCGCTCTCATCGCTCTCCCTGAACGCCCGCGACCTGGATATCCTCCGCGTGGAGTCCGCCGGATACGCCGTCACCCACACCTACGACCGGGACGCGGCGACCCTCACCGTCGCCTTCGATCCCCCCGTCCCGCCCCGGGCACAGTTCACCCTCGATACCGAGACGATCTGCCGGCCGAGCACCCACGTCCTCGAAGGCCTCTACTACGACGGGCGATGCCCCGGCGGGCCGCCCACCCAGATCACCCAGTGCCAGCAGTGGGGGTTCCAGCGGCTGGTCCCCTGCCTCGACGACATGACCGCGAAGTGCACCTACACGACGACGATCGTCGCGGATAATGGGTATACGGCCACCATCTCAAACGGCGACCCGGCAGGAGCCCGGATCCCCTGCGCACCCGGGCGCTCCGTGCAGAGGTACGAGAACACCAGAACCCCGATGGCGCCTTACCTCTTCTTCCTCGGGATGGGGTGCTACGACACCCACCGGCGCGAGTTCGAGTATCCCGACGGGCGGACGTTCGCCTTCGAACTCCTCGCGAAACCCGGTTCCGACCCGGAGGAAGCGGAGCGTGCGCTTGAGATCCTCGCGGACGGGGTGATGTGGGTTCACCTCTTCACCGGCCCGGCGCAGTACCGCGACCGCGAGACCCGGGAAGAGGTGTGGCGGCTCGTGCGGGTGCGCGACGAGGCGAAACGTTCCGGGGATCCTGGGGCGCTCGAAGAGACCAGGAAGATGCTCAAAAAACTCATCTCGACCATCACCCCGGGCTACGCCTACACGGGGGCGGTCTACCGGGAGATCGCCATGCAGAACTCCGACTTCGGCGGGATGGAGAACGTCGGGAACACGACGATCGCCGCGAACCGGATCATGCCCGGGCCCGACACCACCGACCCGGCCTTCGAGTACCTGGTCCGGGTGAAGGTCCACGAGTACTACCACAACGAAAACGGCTCCGAGGTGACCGGGTGGAGCCCGTTCGAGATCTGGCTGAACGAGGCCGTGACCGTCCACGTCGAGAACCAGCACCACGCCTTCTTCTTCGGCGAGGCCTACTCCCGCATCAAGACCGTGCTCGACCTCCTCGACCCCGCGGCCGGGACGCTCACGCTCGACCGGGGAGCAGGATCGATGCCGATCGAGCCGGACGGTTTCAACGACCCGAACGACCTCATCACGGGCGTCACCTACGTGAAAGCCCCTGAGTTCGTCAGAATGATCGAGACGCTGATGGGAAAAGTTGCGTTCGCCGAAGCGCTCGGCCGCTACCACGACCGGTTCCGGCACGCGAATGCCTCGCGGGCCGACTGGATACGCTGCATGGAGGAGGTCTCGGGGCAGGAGTTCACGGGAATGGCTGCGGTCTGGCTGAAGGAGAAGGAGTACCCGATACTCACGGTATCCCCCGCGTACGACCCGGCCGCCCGCCGGTTCACCCTCGCCTACCGCCAGAGCCGAACGCCTGCCGGCCGTCTCTGGGAGTTCCCGTTCCGGTTCGCGCTCGTCGACGCCAGGGGCGGGGAGATCCGGGAGGCGACCGTCCGGATCGCCGACGAGGCCGGAGAGATCGTCCTCGACGGCGTCGATAGACCCGCGTTCCTCTCGCTCAACCGCGGCTACTCCTTCTATGGGAAGACGGCATACCGGCCGCCGGAGGACGAACTCTACCTCCAGGTCGAGAGGGACCCTGATATCGTCGGCCGGTTCACCGCGTTCCTCGCGCTCGCCGACCGGGAGATGCTCCGGCTCCTCGAAGATCCGGGCGCAGCCGTCTCCGACCGGTTCGCCGACCTCTGCGCCGCACTCCTCGCCGACGACTCCCTCATGGAGGAGGCGGGCGGGCAGTTCCTGACCGTCTTCCCCTCGGTGGAGGACGAGCGGTTCGCTCACCGTTACCGGGCGCTCCATGACGCCCGAAGAGCGATCCTTACCGCCGTCGCCGCCCGGGGCGGCGAGACCCTCCTCCGTGTTTACCGGCAGGCGGCAAAAGACACTCCCGCCGCGCCGGGCGGCCTGGAGGAAGAGGCCGCGGCAATCCGGAACCGGCAGAGGAAGAACGCCTGTCTCTCGCTCCTCGCGACCCGGGACACCCCGGAGGTTCACCAACTCCTTCTTCGCCAGTTCCGGGAAGCGACGGCCGCAACCGACCGTCTCACCGCGTTTTCGCTGATCCTCGAGAGCAGCGCTCCGGAACGGCAGGAGATCCTCGAATCGTTTGCGGCAGAGTCGGCAAAAAGCCCCGTCGCGTGGGAATCCTTCCTCGCCGCCGTCGCCGGAAGCGACTGCGACGACCTCGTCCCCATTCTTGAGCGGATCGAGTCCTCGCCGGCCTTCGCATTCGAGCAGGCCGACCAGCAGCGGGCGCTCTATGGGCGGTTCGCGCTGAACAGGAAGCGGTCGCTCGAAACCGAAGACGGGCGGGCCTACCTTGCAGAGGTGCTCCGGCGGCTCGCCCCGGTCAACGAGTACAGCACCGTCCGGGCTCTCGATGCGTTTGCATTCATCGACGGGATGGAGCCCCGCCACCGGGTTCCGGCAGTCGCGGTGCTTGCAGACCTCCTCTCCAGCCTCGATCCGGGCGCGCAGCCCGCGGTCTACAACAACGCCCGCCGCTTCCTCCTCGGCGCCCCGGAGGCAGTCCGCGCCTACGAGGAGGAGCACGGGGCGATCCCGGCCCTCCGGGAACTCAATACCTGA
- a CDS encoding MBL fold metallo-hydrolase, with protein sequence MKLAVLVDNATLTDRYFLAEPGLSIHIEDGGTRFLFDAGYSGIFVANAQKMGIDLLRVDDVVISHGHLDHTWGLDALLRLHTEAIFEGRERVEPAFIAHPDAFLTRSCNGVGEIGCHLSVEELFRHGNVLLTPASLWLTENLVFLGEIERRFEFERAPPCGYVYTPDGIRDDTVLDDTALACKTAEGLVIVTGCSHSGICSIVEQAREVCNEDRVADVIGGFHLLDAPPEQIEGILDYFAEVRPAALHPCHCTDLAAKIALARVANVRETGVGLRLGYG encoded by the coding sequence ATGAAACTCGCGGTCCTCGTGGATAACGCCACCCTCACCGATCGCTACTTCCTCGCAGAACCGGGGCTCTCCATTCACATTGAGGACGGCGGAACCCGGTTTCTCTTCGATGCGGGCTACTCGGGCATCTTCGTCGCCAACGCCCAAAAGATGGGGATCGACCTCCTCCGCGTCGATGACGTCGTCATCTCCCACGGCCACCTCGATCACACCTGGGGCCTCGATGCCCTCCTCAGGCTCCATACCGAGGCGATCTTCGAGGGCCGCGAACGTGTCGAACCCGCGTTCATCGCCCATCCGGATGCGTTCCTCACCCGGAGTTGCAACGGCGTCGGGGAGATCGGGTGTCATCTCTCGGTCGAGGAACTCTTCCGGCACGGGAATGTCCTCCTCACACCGGCCTCCCTCTGGCTGACTGAGAACCTGGTCTTCCTCGGCGAGATCGAGCGGCGGTTCGAGTTCGAGAGGGCGCCCCCATGCGGCTACGTCTACACCCCCGACGGCATCCGGGACGACACCGTCCTCGACGACACCGCGCTCGCCTGCAAGACCGCGGAGGGGCTTGTCATCGTAACCGGCTGCTCTCACTCGGGGATCTGCTCGATTGTCGAGCAGGCGCGCGAGGTCTGCAACGAGGACCGGGTCGCCGACGTCATCGGCGGGTTCCATCTCCTCGATGCGCCACCGGAGCAGATAGAGGGTATCCTCGACTATTTCGCGGAGGTGCGGCCGGCAGCCCTCCACCCCTGCCACTGCACCGACCTTGCGGCAAAGATTGCTCTTGCACGGGTAGCAAACGTCCGGGAGACCGGCGTCGGGCTGCGCCTCGGGTACGGGTAG
- a CDS encoding 2'-5' RNA ligase family protein, with protein MHELPETIAVDLVLLPPGPIMDLAIGANRTLLAGNPDGGIRLDREGCLPHISVAMLPARSRDIPEIAAKVERITQRCSPMALTIDAVAKHRKNAGETVSTFHILRAEILQLFHKTVMNAVMPHQAPSAGSSAFSGEASAPSVDCLLRFPKTSAYERYSPHITLGFGDLPEIIPGIDFPVRFEVTKAALCHLGSHCTCRRVLAAFDLGLRAHGGRAGAAARR; from the coding sequence ATGCACGAACTTCCCGAAACGATCGCCGTCGATCTCGTCCTCCTTCCGCCCGGCCCGATCATGGATCTGGCGATCGGCGCGAACCGGACGCTGCTCGCCGGCAACCCGGACGGAGGGATACGTCTCGACCGGGAGGGCTGCCTCCCGCACATATCGGTCGCGATGCTCCCGGCACGAAGCAGGGATATCCCGGAGATCGCCGCGAAGGTTGAGCGGATTACGCAGCGCTGCTCCCCCATGGCCCTGACCATCGACGCCGTTGCAAAGCACCGCAAGAACGCGGGCGAGACCGTCTCCACCTTCCACATCCTCAGGGCGGAGATCCTCCAGCTCTTTCACAAGACCGTGATGAACGCAGTGATGCCGCATCAGGCGCCTTCGGCGGGGTCTTCAGCCTTCTCCGGGGAAGCGTCCGCACCGTCCGTCGACTGCCTCCTGCGGTTCCCGAAAACCTCCGCGTACGAGCGCTACTCGCCGCACATCACGCTCGGGTTCGGCGATCTCCCGGAGATCATCCCCGGTATCGACTTCCCCGTCCGGTTCGAGGTGACGAAGGCGGCTCTCTGTCACCTCGGGAGCCACTGCACCTGCCGCCGGGTCCTTGCAGCGTTCGATCTCGGTCTCCGGGCACACGGCGGCCGCGCCGGGGCAGCGGCGCGCCGGTAG
- a CDS encoding COG1361 S-layer family protein, with amino-acid sequence MSALILILLLAPAATAAPSVIVSNFTVTPAVLMPGDEGTITVVLTSTALPTAGSPLNIRLDTGTGEANTSAETEENAYIESVLLHSTDVEVMTGSFQDIGEIGPGQSFPVTFRIRAPGDEGIYFPEVWVSVRDGANLRYPIPVNVGTAYAIAKRPALRVERTVPASVNPGDPFNVALTIHNDGQATANDISVGVNATSGGIAPQNAENYYIPELEAGGDAALNLTFETDTSAPLGLTPILVTVDYRGADLAPSRQVATIGVPIVGKAEMGVASIRTEPARITAGETVDLTIRLENTGTADAKSVRATIEGLALSGSKEAFLGTIEPGNDGPAIFSLVADEAGEFGYTLVVRYTDDYGEHTVRQALQVVVAGQNPVPMIAVAAAVLIVAAAAALYWYRRRKGE; translated from the coding sequence GTGAGCGCACTCATTCTCATCCTGCTCCTCGCCCCGGCAGCAACGGCCGCCCCGTCGGTGATCGTCTCCAACTTCACCGTCACTCCTGCTGTCCTGATGCCCGGCGACGAAGGGACGATCACCGTGGTGCTCACGAGCACCGCTTTGCCGACCGCGGGATCGCCGCTCAACATCCGGCTCGACACCGGCACCGGGGAGGCGAACACCTCGGCGGAGACGGAGGAGAACGCCTACATCGAGAGCGTGCTCCTGCACAGTACGGACGTCGAGGTCATGACAGGAAGTTTCCAGGACATCGGCGAGATCGGCCCCGGCCAGTCCTTCCCGGTCACGTTCCGGATTCGCGCCCCGGGAGACGAGGGGATCTACTTCCCGGAGGTCTGGGTCAGCGTGCGGGACGGGGCCAATCTACGGTACCCCATACCGGTGAACGTCGGCACCGCATACGCCATAGCCAAGCGGCCGGCGCTCCGGGTGGAGAGAACCGTTCCGGCGTCCGTTAACCCGGGCGACCCCTTCAACGTCGCGCTGACCATCCATAACGACGGCCAGGCCACCGCGAACGACATCTCCGTCGGCGTCAACGCGACCTCCGGCGGGATCGCCCCGCAGAACGCGGAGAACTACTACATTCCCGAACTCGAGGCGGGGGGAGACGCCGCCCTGAACCTGACCTTCGAGACCGATACCAGCGCACCGCTCGGGCTTACGCCGATCCTCGTCACCGTCGACTACCGGGGCGCCGACCTCGCGCCGTCGAGGCAGGTCGCGACGATCGGAGTTCCCATCGTCGGCAAAGCCGAGATGGGCGTCGCCTCCATCAGGACCGAGCCCGCCCGGATCACCGCCGGGGAGACGGTCGACCTGACGATCCGGCTGGAGAACACCGGGACAGCGGACGCGAAATCAGTCAGGGCGACCATCGAGGGTCTCGCTCTCTCAGGCTCAAAAGAAGCGTTCCTCGGGACGATCGAGCCGGGAAACGACGGGCCCGCCATCTTCTCACTCGTTGCCGACGAGGCGGGGGAGTTCGGCTACACCCTCGTCGTCCGGTATACCGACGACTACGGAGAGCATACGGTCAGGCAGGCCCTGCAGGTCGTTGTTGCCGGGCAAAACCCGGTTCCGATGATCGCGGTCGCGGCAGCCGTTCTCATTGTCGCCGCCGCGGCCGCGCTCTACTGGTACCGACGACGAAAGGGGGAGTGA
- a CDS encoding ABC transporter permease, translating to MFSGIRVSAFLAWKSIQRGSRGTLALTIMIIALIFVNLVFLPSIISGVVVTFDTQSIDFDLGNLVIEPREGNRYIDGVDGLQKKIEQIPGITGTSPRITAGATFFYRGRNAASTLYGITPEDERSVTRIADYMTAGEFLSGGDTDAIIIGATLAGTEGVEEGGLPSLEGVEVGDSVDVAYPNGATRTYRVKGIFETQSFGVDTAAFVTTREMSGVLGLDNQASMILVKTAVNGREEEYKTEILSYGVQEEVLTFREKSGGFVDQAIRSFNIINAISTLVSLIIAIVVVFIVIFINTVNRRRQIGILKAIGIDQQIIINSYVLQVLFITAVGALVGIGLNAGVTTYLTAYPLVFPGGPVYPDVEVSAILRSIGSLFGVSLVAGYIPAWRIAREDILSAIRG from the coding sequence GTGTTTTCAGGTATCAGGGTCTCCGCGTTCCTGGCGTGGAAGTCGATCCAGCGCGGGAGCAGGGGGACGCTCGCCCTCACCATCATGATCATCGCTCTCATCTTCGTGAACCTAGTCTTTCTCCCCTCCATCATCTCCGGGGTCGTCGTGACCTTCGATACCCAGTCGATCGACTTCGACCTCGGAAACCTGGTCATCGAGCCCCGGGAAGGCAACCGGTACATCGACGGCGTGGACGGCCTCCAGAAGAAGATCGAGCAGATCCCGGGGATCACGGGGACGTCTCCCCGGATAACCGCCGGAGCGACGTTCTTTTACCGGGGGCGCAACGCCGCGAGCACGCTCTACGGCATAACCCCGGAAGACGAGCGATCGGTGACCAGGATCGCCGACTACATGACCGCGGGTGAGTTCCTCTCGGGCGGCGATACTGACGCGATCATCATCGGCGCGACCCTCGCGGGGACGGAAGGGGTGGAGGAGGGGGGCCTCCCTTCACTTGAGGGGGTCGAGGTCGGCGATTCGGTAGATGTGGCCTATCCGAACGGCGCAACAAGGACCTACCGGGTGAAGGGGATCTTCGAGACCCAGTCTTTCGGCGTCGATACGGCGGCCTTCGTCACCACCCGCGAGATGAGCGGGGTGCTCGGGCTCGATAACCAGGCATCCATGATCCTGGTCAAGACCGCGGTCAACGGCAGGGAAGAGGAGTACAAGACGGAGATCCTCTCCTACGGCGTCCAGGAGGAGGTTCTGACGTTCCGGGAGAAGTCGGGAGGGTTCGTCGACCAGGCGATCCGGAGTTTCAACATCATCAACGCCATCTCGACACTCGTCAGCCTGATCATCGCCATCGTGGTGGTCTTCATCGTGATCTTCATCAACACCGTGAACCGGCGCCGCCAGATCGGGATCCTGAAAGCAATCGGCATCGACCAGCAGATCATCATCAACTCCTACGTCCTCCAGGTGCTCTTCATCACCGCCGTCGGGGCGCTCGTCGGGATCGGGCTGAACGCCGGGGTGACGACCTACCTGACCGCCTACCCGCTCGTCTTCCCCGGCGGCCCGGTCTACCCGGATGTGGAGGTGTCTGCCATCCTCCGGAGCATCGGGAGCCTCTTCGGGGTCTCGCTGGTGGCAGGCTACATCCCGGCGTGGCGGATCGCGCGGGAGGATATCCTCTCCGCAATCAGGGGATGA
- a CDS encoding ABC transporter ATP-binding protein: protein MIVAENLTRVYTMGKVEVRALAGVSLEVAKGEFVGIMGASGSGKSTLLHILGLLDRPTSGSVTIDGTDVLTLSDHQRTLFRLNRLGYVFQDYALIGELTALENVYLTSLVRGASKDEYIERSAEILRRVGLGDRMDHRQSELSGGEQQRVAIARALVNSPSILLADEPCANLDSQTSKSILDLFARLNEDLDQTIVMVSHEDWHKEYFCRIVTLRDGLIGDMVECRKA from the coding sequence ATGATCGTCGCAGAAAACCTCACGAGAGTCTACACGATGGGGAAGGTGGAAGTCCGTGCCCTCGCGGGCGTCTCGCTCGAGGTCGCAAAAGGCGAGTTCGTCGGGATCATGGGGGCGAGCGGCAGCGGGAAGTCAACGCTCCTCCATATCCTCGGGCTCCTCGATCGCCCCACCTCCGGTTCGGTCACGATCGACGGGACGGATGTCCTCACCCTCTCCGACCACCAGCGAACCCTTTTCCGGCTGAACCGGCTCGGCTACGTCTTCCAGGACTACGCGCTGATCGGGGAGCTCACCGCGCTTGAGAACGTCTACCTGACGTCGCTCGTCCGGGGCGCATCGAAGGACGAGTACATCGAGCGGAGCGCCGAGATCCTTCGGCGGGTCGGCCTCGGCGACCGGATGGATCACCGGCAGAGCGAACTCTCCGGCGGCGAGCAGCAGCGCGTGGCGATAGCCCGGGCGCTCGTGAACAGTCCGAGTATCCTGCTCGCCGACGAACCCTGCGCGAACCTCGACAGCCAGACCTCGAAGAGCATCCTCGACCTCTTTGCACGGTTAAACGAGGACCTCGACCAGACGATCGTGATGGTCTCGCACGAGGACTGGCACAAGGAGTACTTCTGCCGGATCGTCACCCTCCGGGACGGCCTGATCGGGGATATGGTGGAGTGCAGGAAGGCGTGA
- a CDS encoding DUF1059 domain-containing protein → MQEQKTFRCKDLGLACEFEEKAENENELMKRVEGHVQTAHQMNPEQPEVQEKIRKAMR, encoded by the coding sequence ATGCAGGAACAGAAGACATTCAGGTGCAAAGATCTCGGCCTTGCGTGCGAGTTCGAGGAGAAGGCCGAGAACGAGAACGAGCTGATGAAGCGGGTCGAGGGGCACGTTCAGACCGCCCACCAGATGAACCCGGAGCAGCCTGAAGTGCAGGAGAAGATCCGCAAGGCGATGCGGTGA
- a CDS encoding methyltransferase domain-containing protein, producing the protein MAHHTRSRRHLPEDEAARRRWQHPESILEGIGLAFGSTFIDVGCGEGFFALPAARMVGPHGRVCGIDIDAEALDLLQEKAFREGLDNVVLHRGMAEEIVLCSGCADVVFFGIDLHDFVDPVRVLRNANRMVSGSGLIVDMDWKKEPLPLGPPPGKKFSPEHAAALMTEAGLEVRAVAESGPYHYIVTAVAGDKKKG; encoded by the coding sequence ATGGCACACCACACGCGTTCCCGGAGACATCTGCCCGAGGATGAAGCCGCCCGGCGGCGCTGGCAGCACCCCGAGTCCATCCTCGAAGGGATCGGGCTTGCCTTCGGCTCGACCTTCATCGACGTCGGGTGCGGAGAGGGGTTCTTCGCGCTCCCGGCTGCGAGGATGGTCGGGCCGCACGGCCGCGTCTGCGGAATCGATATCGACGCCGAAGCGCTGGATCTCCTGCAGGAGAAGGCATTTCGTGAGGGGCTCGACAACGTCGTCCTCCACCGGGGGATGGCCGAAGAGATTGTTCTCTGCAGCGGTTGCGCGGACGTCGTCTTCTTCGGCATCGACCTCCACGACTTCGTCGACCCGGTTCGGGTGCTCCGGAATGCAAACCGGATGGTATCCGGATCCGGCCTGATCGTCGACATGGACTGGAAGAAGGAGCCGCTCCCTCTCGGTCCGCCGCCCGGAAAGAAGTTCAGCCCGGAGCATGCGGCGGCGCTGATGACGGAGGCAGGACTGGAGGTCAGGGCGGTGGCGGAGTCAGGGCCGTATCATTACATCGTCACGGCCGTGGCGGGGGATAAAAAGAAGGGATAG
- a CDS encoding protease inhibitor I42 family protein: protein MIQKKSICSVLVAGLLVMCLLGAGCTSQPEEGTPTATPTPAATGEYVFNETNNNETVTLPAGSEIAIRLDENPTTGFSWNVTSSAGLEYVNDTYIAPETELVGAGGVHVWQYLAAEPGAAEFTAIYKRPWEETTGNETTFSMAFIIE, encoded by the coding sequence ATGATTCAGAAAAAAAGCATCTGCAGCGTCCTGGTTGCAGGATTGCTGGTAATGTGCCTCCTCGGTGCCGGTTGCACGTCGCAGCCGGAAGAGGGAACCCCGACCGCGACGCCCACACCCGCCGCGACGGGGGAGTACGTCTTCAACGAGACGAACAACAACGAGACCGTCACCCTCCCGGCCGGAAGCGAGATCGCGATCAGGCTTGACGAGAACCCGACGACCGGCTTTTCGTGGAACGTCACATCGTCTGCCGGACTCGAGTACGTGAACGACACCTACATCGCGCCGGAGACCGAACTCGTGGGCGCAGGAGGGGTGCACGTATGGCAGTACCTCGCCGCCGAGCCCGGCGCCGCCGAGTTCACCGCGATCTACAAGCGCCCCTGGGAAGAGACGACCGGCAACGAGACCACGTTCTCGATGGCATTCATCATCGAGTAA